The genomic region CGCTCACGTGCCGCTGCGCGTCGTCGATGAACGCGTCAAGCGAGTCCTTCAGCGGCGAGAACCACAGGCCGTCGTAGACCAGCTCACCCCACCGCTGGTCGACGCCCTTCTTGAACCGGGCCAGGTCCCGTTCCACTGTCACCGCCTCCAACTCCTGGTGGGCGGTGATCAACGCGATGGCGCCGGGCGCCTCGTACACCTCGCGGCTCTTGATGCCGACGAGGCGGTCCTCGACCATGTCGAGCCGGCCCACGCCGTGCGCGCCGGCGCGGCGGTTCAGCTCCCGGATCGCCTGGTACGGGGTGACGGTCTCGCCGTCGAGTGCCACCGGCACGCCACCGTCGAAGGTGATCACGACCTCGTCCGGGTCGCGGCTCTGCGCCGGGTCCTCGGTGTACGAGTAGAGGTCCTCGATCGGGGCGTTCCAGATGTCCTCCAGGAAGCCCGTCTCCACGGCGCGGCCCCACAGGTTCTGGTCGATCGAGTACGGGGACTTGGCCGACACGTCGATCGGCAGGCCCTTCTCCTCGGCGAACGCGATGGCCTTGTCGCGCGTCCACGCGAAGTCCCGCGCCGGGGCGATGATCTTCAGGTCGGGGGCGAGCGCGTTCAGGCCCACCTCGAACCGGACCTGGTCGTTGCCCTTGCCGGTGCAGCCGTGCGACACGATCGTGCCGCCGTGCTGACGCGCCGCCGCCACCAGGTGCTTGACGATCAGCGGCCGGGACAGCGCCGAGACCAGCGGGTAGCGGTCCATGTAGAGGGCATTCGCCCGGATCGCCGGCACACAGTATTCGGCGGCGAACTCGTCGCGCGCGTCGACCACCTCGGCCTCGGCGGCGCCGCAGTCGAGCGCCCGCTGCCGAATCGCGTCGAGGTCCTCACCGCCCTGCCCGACGTCGACCGCCACAGCGATCACCTCGGCGCCGGTCTGCTCGGCCAGATAGGGAATGGCAACGGAGGTGTCCAACCCTCCGGAGTACGCGAGGACGACCCGCTCGGTCATGCTGTGTTCCCTTCCACGGTGTCGTCCCGGCGGGCCCAACCGCTGAGCTTCTCACCGAGCGCGGCCCCGCCTGAGGCCTCGCGGGCCACGACGAGGATGGTGTCGTCGCCGGCGATGGTGCCGACGATCTCGGGCAGACCCGCCCGGTCCAACGCGCTGGCCAGGTACTGGGCCGCGCCCGGCGGGGTACGCAGCACGGCGATGTTGCCGCTGGAGTCGACGCCGTTGAGCAGTTCGCGCAGCAGCCGCACCAGGCGGGCCGGAGCGGCCTCGGCGTCGCGCAGCGGCCGGTGGCCGTCCTCGGGGATCAGGTAGACGGCGGGGCCGTCGCCGCCGCGCACCTTGACCGCGCCCAACTCCTCCAGGTCCCGCGAGAGGGTGGCCTGGGTGACACCGACCCCGTCGGCGGCGAGCAGGTCGGCCAGCTCGGTCTGCGAACGGACGGCCCGGTCGCGGATCAGCTCCACGATGCGGGCGTGCCGGGCGGCGCGGGTCAGCGGGGCGGTCACCGCGCCACCCCGGTCGCGCTGGTCACGGCGGCATCGGTGTCGGCGGCCGCCTTGTCGGCGGCGTTCGCGTTCAGGAGGAACGTCAGGAGCGCCTTCTGGGCGTGCAGCCGGTTCTCCGCCTGGTCGAAGACCGCGCTCTGCGGCCCGTCGAGCACCTCGTCGGTGATCTCCTCGCCGCGGTGCGCGGGCAGGCAGTGCAGCACGACGGCGTCCGGCGCGGCCTGGCCGAGAAGTTCCTTGTTCACCTGGTACGGCAGGAACGGGGTGATCCGGTCCAACCCGTCGGCCTCCTGCCCCATCGACGTCCACGTGTCGGTGGCCACCACGTCGGCGTCGCGTACCGCCTGGACCGGGTCGGTCAGGACCCGCACCGACCCGCCGGTGCCGACGGCGATCTCCGCCGCCCGCGCCACGACGTCCGGATCCGGGACGAAACCCTCCGGCCCGGCGATCCGCACGTGCATCCCGGCCATCGCACCGGCCAACAGGTACGACTGCGCCATGTTGTTCGCGCCGTCCCCCACGTAGGTCAGGGTGCGGCCAGCGGTGCCACCACACCGCTCGCGGATGGTGAGCAGGTCGGCAAGCAACTGGCAGGGGTGGAAACCGTCGGTGAGCGCGTTCACCACCGGGACACTCGCCCCCGCCGCTACCTCGGCGATCCGGTCGTCGCCGTGGGTACGCAGCACGATCGCGACGACGTAGCGGGACAACACCCGCCCGGCGTCGATGAGGGTCTCGCCCCGGCCGAAGTGGGTGACCTGGGTGTCCACGACGAGCGGATGCCCGCCCAACTCGGCGATGCCGACGTCGAACGAGAACCGCGTCCGCAGGCTCTGCTTGTCGAAGAGCACCGCCACCGAACGCGGGCCGGCAAGCGGCCGGTGGCCGAACCGGTCGGCCTTCATCCGCGCCGCCAGGTCCAGCACAGTGGACTGCTCGGCGGGCGAAATGTCGTCGTCGCGCAGGAAGTGCCGGATCATGCGGTCGTCCCCGTACTGGTCGTGGTGGGTGAGGTCAGCGGCGCCGGAATCCCGGGCGTCTCGGACCCCGGTCGGGCCGGGTCCGCGCCGGTCGGCGTCGCCGCGGCCAGGGCGGCGGGCAGGGCAGCCACGAAGGCGTCGGCCTGGTCGGCCGTGAGGATCAGCGGCGGTACGAGCCGCAGCACGCCCGGCTGCACCGGGTTGGCCAGGAAGCCGGCCTCCCGCAGCGACGCGGCGAGCGCCGCCGCCACCGGCGCGGTGAGCACCACACCGAGCAGCAACCCGGCCCCGCGTACGTCGCCGACAAGCGGATGCCCCAGCGCCTCGATCCCCCGACGCAGCCGCTCCCCCACCCGCTTGACGTGGTCGAGCAGCCCTTCATGGGCGATTGTCGACACCACGGCGAGCGCGGCGGCGCAGCTGACCGGGTTGCCACCGAAGGTCGTACCGTGCGAGCCGGGGGTGAGCAGGTCGGCGGCCCGGCCGAAGGCGAGCGTGGCGCCGAGCGGCAGGCCTCCACCGAGCCCCTTGGCCAGGGTTATCACGTCCGGCTCCACGCCCTCGGCCTGGTGGGCGAACCAGTGGCCGGTACGCCCGATGCCGGTCTGCACCTCGTCGAGCACCAGCAGCGCGCCGTGCCGGTCGGTGATCCGCCGGGCCGCGGTGAGATAGCCGGCCGGCGGAACCACCACACCGTTCTCGCCCTGGATCGGCTCCAGGATCACCATCGCGGTGGCGTCGGTGACCGCAGCTTCGAGAGCGGCCACGTCGCCGTAGTCGACGTGGGTCACGTCACCGGGCAGCGGCCGGAACGGATCGGCCTTGGCCGGCTGCCCGGTCAACGCGAGGGCGCCCATGGTGCGGCCGTGGAACCCGCCGTTGGTGGCCACCACGTGACTGCGCCCGGTGCGCCGGGAGATTTTGAACGCGGCCTCGTTCGCCTCCGCGCCCGAATTGGCGAAGAACACCCGGCCCGATCGACCGGCGAGCGCCAGCAGCAGCTCCGCGAGAGCGACAGGCGGCTCGGCGATGTAGAGGTTGGAGACGTGCCCGAGGGTGGCGACCTGCTTCGACACGGCGGCCACCACCGCCGGGTGGGCGTGCCCGAGCGCGTTCACAGCGATCCCGCCGACCAGATCCAGATATTCCCGGCCGGCGTCGTCGACCACCACGGCACCCGAGCCGGACACCAGCGCCAGCGGCGGCGTGCCGTAGTTGTCCATCATCGACTGCGTCCAGCGTTGCGCCAGGCTGCTCATGCTCCGCCCGTCCCGTCTTCCGGCACCACCATCGTTCCGAACCCTTCCGAGGTGAAGACCTCCAGCAGAGTGGAGTGCGCCACCCGGCCGTCGACGACGTGCGCCGCGGGCACTCCCCCACGGACCGCTCGCAGACACGCCTCCATCTTCGGCACCATCCCCGACTCCAGGCTGGGCAGCAGCTTGGCCAGGTCGTCCGCGGCGATCTCCGAGATCAGGCTCGTGGTGTCCGGCCAGTCGGCGTACAGGCCCGCCACGTCGGTGAGCACGACGAGCTTGCGGGCCTGCAGCGCGATCGCCAGCGCGGCGGCGGCGGTGTCCGCGTTGAGGTTGTGCAGCACCCCGTCGACGTCCGGCGCCACAGTGGAGATCACCGGAATCCGGCCCGCCTCGATGAGGTCGGTCACCGCCGACACGTCGACCGACTCGACGTCCCCGACCTGACCCACGTCGACAGGCAGCCCATCCACGTACGCCGGGCGGCGCACCGCCGTGAACAGCCGGGCGTCCTCACCGGAGAGGCCCACAGCGAACGGGCCATGCGAGTTGATCAACCCGACCAGCTCGCGGCCGACCTGCCCGACGAGCACCATTCGGACCACGTCCATCGCCTCGGCGGTGGTCACCCGCAGGCCACCGCGGAATTCGCTGGCGATGCCCAACCGGCCCAGCATGGCGGAGATCTGCGGACCACCGCCGTGCACCACCACAGGCTTGAGACCGGCGTAGCGCAGAAAAACCATGTCGGCGGCGAACGCCTGCTGCAACGCGGGGTCGGTCATGGCGTTGCCGCCGTACTTGATGACCACAGTGGAGCCGGAGAAGCGCGCCAGCCACGGCAACGCCTCGATGAGCGTCTCCGCCTTGACCTGGGCGCGGGTGAGATCGGTGCTGAGACTCACCGGGCCAGCCTTTCGTTCGCGACTGCGGGACTCCGCTGCGCTGCGTTCCTCGCGCTCACCGAGCCTGCCTTTTCGTTCGCGACTGCGGGACTCCGCTGCGCTGCGTTCCTCGCGCTCACGTGGAGTAGGCCGAATTCTCGTGTACGTACGCGTGGGACAGGTCGTTGGTCCAGATCGTCGCCTCCGCCGTACCGGCGTGCAGGTTGATCCGGATGGTCACGTCCCGGCCGGTCAGGTCGACCTTCGACCGGTCCTCGGCGGCAGCGCCGCCCCGACACACCCACACCCCGTTGACGGCCACGTCCACCTCGTCCGGGTCGAACGCGGCAGCGGTGGTGCCGACCGCGGCGAGGATCCGGCCCCAGTTCGGGTCGTTGCCGAACAGCGCGGTCTTGACCAGGTTGTTGCGCGCCACCGACCGGCCCACCTCGACCGCGTCGTCCTCGTCGGCCGCGCCGACAACGTCGATGGCGATCTGCTTGGTGGCGCCCTCGGCGTCGGCGACCAGTTGTTGGGCCAGGTCGTGACAGGCCGCGGTGACCGCGGCGGCCAACTCGGCCGGTGTCGGCTCGATGCCACTGGCGCCGCTGGACAGCAGCAGCACCGTGTCGTTCGTCGACATGCAGCCATCGGAGTCGACCCTGTCGAAGCTGACCCGGGTGGCAGCGCGCAGCGCCTCGTCCAGCACGGCAGGCCCCGCCACCGCATCGGTGGTCAGCACGCACAACATGGTGGCCATGCCCGGCGCGAGCATCCCCGCGCCCTTCGCCATCCCGCCGACCGTCCAGCCGCTGCCCTGGGCCACTGTCGTCTTCGCCCGCGTGTCCGTGGTCATGATCGCCTCGGCGGCGGCCACTCCGCCGTCACGGGACAGCTCACGGATCGCCGATCGGACGCCCGGCAGCAGCTTCGGCATCGGCAGCCGCTCACCGATCAGGCCGGTCGAGCAGACCGCCACCTCACCGGCCCCGAGAATCAACCGCGGGCTGACCGAGGTCAACGCGGCGGCGGTGTGCTCGGCGGTGGCATGCGTGTCCTGGAAGCCGGCCGGGCCGGTGCAGGCGTTGGCCCCACCGGAGTTGAGCACCACAGCGCGGACCACACCGCCCTGCACGACCTGCTGGGTCCAGAGCACCGGCGCGGCCTTCACCCGGTTGGTGGTGAAGACGCCCGCGACACCGGCGTCCGGGCCGTCGTTGACCACCAGCGCGACGTCCGCACCGCCGCTGGCCTTCAGACCGGCGGCCACCCCGGCCGCCCGGAACCCACGAGGGGTGGTGACACTCATGGTGCAACTCCCCAGATCGACAGGCCCGTCGTCTCCGGCAGGCCGAGCATCAGGTTGGCGTTCTGCACGGCCTGGCCGGCGGCGCCCTTGCCCAGGTTGTCCAGGGCGCTGAGCACGATCAGCCGGCCGGAGTCGGCGTCCACTGTGGCTTGCAGGTGGCAGGAGTTCGACCCCAGCGTGGCGCCGGTGTGCGGCCACCTGCCCTCCGGGAGCACGTGCACGAACGGCGCGTCGGCGTATGCCTGCGCCAGCACCTGCTGCGGGTCGACACCGCGCGCCGGCACGGCGGTGACAGTGGCCAGGATGCCGCGCGGCATCGGCGCCAGAACGGGAGTGAACGACAAGCTCGTCGCCCCGGTGGCCTGCTTGATCTCCGGCACGTGCTGGTGGGTGCCCACCCGGTACGGCGACAGGTCACCCAGCACCTCGCTGGCCAGCAGGTGCGGCTTCGCCGCCCGGCCCGCCCCGGACGTGCCGGAGGCGGCGACGACCACCACGTCCGCCGGGTTGGCCGCGCCGTCGGCGATCAGCGGCGCGAGCGCCAAGGTGATCGCGGCGGCGTAGCAGCCGGTGTTGGCGACCCGGGTGGAGGAGGCGATCAGCTCCCGCTGGCCGGGCAGCTCGGGCAGGCCGTAGGTCCACTGGCCGGCGTGGGTGCCGCCGTAGTACTGCGCCCAGGCGTACGGGTCGGCGAGCCGGTGGTCGGCGCCCAGGTCGACGACGCGCACCTCCGGCGGGAGCTGGGCCGCGAGGGTCGCCGACTCGCCGTGCGGCAGGGCCAGGAAGACCAGGTCCGCGTCGGCCAGGATCGCCGGGTCGGTCGCGCCGAACACCAGGTCGAGCCCGATGAGCTGCGGGTGCGCCACGTCGACGCGGTGCCCGGCCTGGCTGTGGGCGGTGGCGGCGACAAGGTCGAACTCCGGATGCCCGGCGATCAGGCGCAGCAGCTCACCTCCGGCGTAACCGCTCGCCCCGGCGACCGCGACTCGAATCCCCATACCCACCTCCGCATGACTATGCAACGAAGGCTAGCAGCGGTGCAGGTCACCTGCAACTTAATACAACGGTATGCATGGTGATGTAAGAACGGCCCCAACCCCCGCGATCTTGCAGTTACTGCCCCCGCATAGCGGACAACAGGTGCACATCAACGACACAAACTGCAAGATCGCGGAGGTGAGGTGGGGGTTACGCTCCGCGGAGGGTTGCTCCTAGGCGTTCTGTTGCTACTGCTACCGCCGCGTCGCGGGCTGCTACCGCTTCCTCGACAGTCAGCGTCCGGTCCGGTGCGCGGAACGTGAGCTTGTACGCAAGCGACCGGCGACCCTCGCCGAGCTGCGCGCCGGAGTACACGTCGAAGAGCCGCACGTCCTCCAGCAGCTCCCCCGCGCCGGCCTCCAGCGCCCGGCGCACCTGCTCCGCCGGCACCGACTCGTCCACCACAAGGGCCACGTCGATCAGCGCTGGCGGGAAGCCGGACACCGCCGGGGCGGGCGTCACCGGGGCCACTGGCAACGCGTCGAGGCTCAACTCCATGGCGCAGATACGCCGGGGCAGCTCCAACGCCGCCACCACTGTCGGGTGCAGCTCACCGGCGTGCCCGACGACCACGCCGTCGACCCGCAGCTCGGCGCAGCGGCCGGGGTGCCACGGGGCGTGTTCGGCGGCACGCACCTCGACCCACTCGTCGGGAATACCGGCGGCGGCCAGCGTGTCCCGGGCCGCCTCGATGGCGTCCGCCCAGCCGGCCGGCCGGCCCGGCCCCCACCATCCGGCCGGGTCCACCTCACCGGCGAGCACCACTGCCGCGTGCACGGGCTGCGCCGGCACCACAGCGTCGGCGGCGGCGAACTCGGCGTCGGTGGGACGCCGGTCCACACCCATCTCCGGCGGGCTGCCGGCGTCCCGGCGCGGGTGGAAGACCGCACCGATCTCGTAGAGCGCCAGGTCGCGGTGAC from Micromonospora profundi harbors:
- a CDS encoding argininosuccinate synthase gives rise to the protein MTERVVLAYSGGLDTSVAIPYLAEQTGAEVIAVAVDVGQGGEDLDAIRQRALDCGAAEAEVVDARDEFAAEYCVPAIRANALYMDRYPLVSALSRPLIVKHLVAAARQHGGTIVSHGCTGKGNDQVRFEVGLNALAPDLKIIAPARDFAWTRDKAIAFAEEKGLPIDVSAKSPYSIDQNLWGRAVETGFLEDIWNAPIEDLYSYTEDPAQSRDPDEVVITFDGGVPVALDGETVTPYQAIRELNRRAGAHGVGRLDMVEDRLVGIKSREVYEAPGAIALITAHQELEAVTVERDLARFKKGVDQRWGELVYDGLWFSPLKDSLDAFIDDAQRHVSGEVRMTLHGGRATVTGRRSEASLYDFGLATYDTGDTFDQSLAKGFVQLWGLPSGMAAARDARLGG
- a CDS encoding arginine repressor, coding for MTAPLTRAARHARIVELIRDRAVRSQTELADLLAADGVGVTQATLSRDLEELGAVKVRGGDGPAVYLIPEDGHRPLRDAEAAPARLVRLLRELLNGVDSSGNIAVLRTPPGAAQYLASALDRAGLPEIVGTIAGDDTILVVAREASGGAALGEKLSGWARRDDTVEGNTA
- the argF gene encoding ornithine carbamoyltransferase, translating into MIRHFLRDDDISPAEQSTVLDLAARMKADRFGHRPLAGPRSVAVLFDKQSLRTRFSFDVGIAELGGHPLVVDTQVTHFGRGETLIDAGRVLSRYVVAIVLRTHGDDRIAEVAAGASVPVVNALTDGFHPCQLLADLLTIRERCGGTAGRTLTYVGDGANNMAQSYLLAGAMAGMHVRIAGPEGFVPDPDVVARAAEIAVGTGGSVRVLTDPVQAVRDADVVATDTWTSMGQEADGLDRITPFLPYQVNKELLGQAAPDAVVLHCLPAHRGEEITDEVLDGPQSAVFDQAENRLHAQKALLTFLLNANAADKAAADTDAAVTSATGVAR
- a CDS encoding acetylornithine transaminase, which codes for MSSLAQRWTQSMMDNYGTPPLALVSGSGAVVVDDAGREYLDLVGGIAVNALGHAHPAVVAAVSKQVATLGHVSNLYIAEPPVALAELLLALAGRSGRVFFANSGAEANEAAFKISRRTGRSHVVATNGGFHGRTMGALALTGQPAKADPFRPLPGDVTHVDYGDVAALEAAVTDATAMVILEPIQGENGVVVPPAGYLTAARRITDRHGALLVLDEVQTGIGRTGHWFAHQAEGVEPDVITLAKGLGGGLPLGATLAFGRAADLLTPGSHGTTFGGNPVSCAAALAVVSTIAHEGLLDHVKRVGERLRRGIEALGHPLVGDVRGAGLLLGVVLTAPVAAALAASLREAGFLANPVQPGVLRLVPPLILTADQADAFVAALPAALAAATPTGADPARPGSETPGIPAPLTSPTTTSTGTTA
- the argB gene encoding acetylglutamate kinase translates to MSLSTDLTRAQVKAETLIEALPWLARFSGSTVVIKYGGNAMTDPALQQAFAADMVFLRYAGLKPVVVHGGGPQISAMLGRLGIASEFRGGLRVTTAEAMDVVRMVLVGQVGRELVGLINSHGPFAVGLSGEDARLFTAVRRPAYVDGLPVDVGQVGDVESVDVSAVTDLIEAGRIPVISTVAPDVDGVLHNLNADTAAAALAIALQARKLVVLTDVAGLYADWPDTTSLISEIAADDLAKLLPSLESGMVPKMEACLRAVRGGVPAAHVVDGRVAHSTLLEVFTSEGFGTMVVPEDGTGGA
- the argJ gene encoding bifunctional glutamate N-acetyltransferase/amino-acid acetyltransferase ArgJ; protein product: MSVTTPRGFRAAGVAAGLKASGGADVALVVNDGPDAGVAGVFTTNRVKAAPVLWTQQVVQGGVVRAVVLNSGGANACTGPAGFQDTHATAEHTAAALTSVSPRLILGAGEVAVCSTGLIGERLPMPKLLPGVRSAIRELSRDGGVAAAEAIMTTDTRAKTTVAQGSGWTVGGMAKGAGMLAPGMATMLCVLTTDAVAGPAVLDEALRAATRVSFDRVDSDGCMSTNDTVLLLSSGASGIEPTPAELAAAVTAACHDLAQQLVADAEGATKQIAIDVVGAADEDDAVEVGRSVARNNLVKTALFGNDPNWGRILAAVGTTAAAFDPDEVDVAVNGVWVCRGGAAAEDRSKVDLTGRDVTIRINLHAGTAEATIWTNDLSHAYVHENSAYST
- the argC gene encoding N-acetyl-gamma-glutamyl-phosphate reductase, which produces MGIRVAVAGASGYAGGELLRLIAGHPEFDLVAATAHSQAGHRVDVAHPQLIGLDLVFGATDPAILADADLVFLALPHGESATLAAQLPPEVRVVDLGADHRLADPYAWAQYYGGTHAGQWTYGLPELPGQRELIASSTRVANTGCYAAAITLALAPLIADGAANPADVVVVAASGTSGAGRAAKPHLLASEVLGDLSPYRVGTHQHVPEIKQATGATSLSFTPVLAPMPRGILATVTAVPARGVDPQQVLAQAYADAPFVHVLPEGRWPHTGATLGSNSCHLQATVDADSGRLIVLSALDNLGKGAAGQAVQNANLMLGLPETTGLSIWGVAP